In Ursus arctos isolate Adak ecotype North America unplaced genomic scaffold, UrsArc2.0 scaffold_3, whole genome shotgun sequence, one DNA window encodes the following:
- the PEG10 gene encoding LOW QUALITY PROTEIN: retrotransposon-derived protein PEG10 (The sequence of the model RefSeq protein was modified relative to this genomic sequence to represent the inferred CDS: inserted 1 base in 1 codon), whose translation MRNKKLLKTKRRKGGRGGQDPGLHPHRSEATPGRSPPTPALTLGPDCPPPPPPPPPNGPSSSSSSCSSSSSSSSSSRSAPRGQYIPNLAERRRDDLSEEINNLREKVMKQSEENNNLQNQVQKLTEENTSLREQVEPTPQDEEDDIELRGAAAAAAPATPLEEECPDDLPEKFDGNPDMLVPFMAQCQLFMEKSTRDFSVDRVRVCFVTSMMTGRAARWASAKLERSHYLMHNYPAFMTEMKHVFEDPQRREAAKRKIRRLRQGMGSVIDYSNAFQMIAQDLDWNEPALIDQYHEGLSDHIQAELSRLEVAKSLSALIGQCIHIERRLARAAAARKPRSPPRALVLPHITSHHQVDPTEPVGGARMRLTQEEKERRRKLNLCLYCGNGGHYADNCPAKASKASPXGKLPGPAVEGPSATGPEIIRSPQDDASSPHLQVMLQIHLPGRHTLFVRAMIDSGASGNFIDHEYVAQNGIPLRVKDWPILVEAIDGRPIASGPVVHETHDLIVDLGDHREVLSFDVTQSPFFPVVLGVRWLSTHDPNITWSTRSIVFDSEYCRYHCRMYSPIPPSLPPPAQPSFYYPVDGYRVYQPVRYYYVQNVYTPVDENVYPDHRLVDPTIEMIPGAHSIPSGHVYSLSEPEMAALRDFVARNVKDGLITPTIAPNGAQVLQVKRGWKLQVSYDCRAPNSFTIQNQYPRLSIPNLDDQAHLATYTEYVPQIPGYQTYPTYATYPTYPVGFAWYPVGRDGHGRSLYVPVMITWNPHWYRQPPVPQYPPPQPPPPPPPPPPPPSYSTM comes from the exons ATGCG AAACAAAAAgcttctgaaaacaaaaagaagaaagggtggAAGAGGAGGCCAGGATCCGGGCCTCCATCCCCACAGGAGCGAAGCTACACCTGGGaggtctcctcccaccccagctctcaCCCTGGGGCCCGactgcccacctcctcctcctcctcctccccccaacggcccctcctcctcctcttcctcctgctcctcctcctcttcctcttcttcctcctcacgCAGCGCCCCAAGGGGCCAGTACATTCCCAACCTGGCCGAACGAAGGCGGGACGATCTCTCTGAAGAGATCAACAACCTCAGAGAGAAGGTCATGAAGCAGTCCGAGGAGAACAACAACCTGCAGAACCAGGTGCAGAAGCTCACAGAGGAGAACACCTCCCTTCGTGAGCAAGTGGAGCCCACCCCTCAGGATGAGGAGGACGACATCGAGCTCCGCGGTGCTGCAGCGGCTGCTGCCCCAGCCACTCCACTAGAGGAAGAGTGCCCGGATGACCTTCCCGAGAAGTTTGACGGCAACCCAGACATGCTGGTTCCTTTCATGGCCCAGTGCCAGCTCTTCATGGAAAAGAGCACCAGAGATTTCTCCGTGGATCGCGTCCGCGTCTGCTTCGTGACCAGCATGATGACCGGCCGTGCCGCCCGCTGGGCCTCCGCGAAGCTGGAGCGATCCCACTACCTGATGCACAACTACCCGGCCTTCATGACCGAAATGAAGCATGTCTTTGAAGACCCCCAGAGGCGAGAGGCCGCCAAACGCAAGATCAGACGTCTGCGCCAAGGCATGGGCTCAGTCATCGACTACTCCAACGCCTTCCAGATGATCGCCCAGGACCTGGACTGGAACGAGCCCGCCCTGATCGACCAGTACCACGAGGGCCTCAGCGACCACATTCAGGCAGAGCTGTCGCGCCTCGAAGTGGCCAAGTCGCTGTCGGCGCTGATCGGCCAGTGCATCCACATCGAGAGAAGGCTGGCCAGAGCGGCGGCAGCTCGCAAGCCGCGCTCCCCGCCGCGCGCGCTCGTGCTGCCGCACATCACAAGCCACCACCAGGTCGACCCCACCGAGCCTGTGGGCGGCGCCCGCATGCGCCTGacccaggaagagaaagaaagacgcAGAAAGCTGAACCTCTGCCTCTACTGCGGAAATGGAGGTCACTACGCCGACAACTGTCCTGCCAAGGCCTCGAAGGCTTCGC GCGGGAAACTCCCCGGCCCCGCTGTAGAGGGACCTTCAGCGACCGGGCCAGAAATAATAAGGTCCCCACAAGATGATGCTTCATCTCCACACTTGCAAGTGATGCTCCAGATTCATCTCCCGGGCAGACACACCCTGTTCGTCCGAGCCATGATCGATTCTGGTGCTTCTGGCAACTTCATCGATCACGAATACGTTGCCCAAAATGGAATTCCTCTGAGGGTCAAGGACTGGCCAATACTGGTAGAAGCAATTGATGGACGTCCCATAGCATCGGGCCCAGTTGTCCACGAAACACACGACCTGATCGTCGACCTGGGAGATCACCGTGAGGTGCTGTCCTTCGATGTGACTCAGTCTCCGTTCTTCCCCGTCGTCCTCGGGGTGCGCTGGCTGAGCACACACGATCCCAACATCACATGGAGCACCCGATCGATCGTCTTCGATTCTGAATATTGCCGATACCACTGCCGGATGTATTCTCCAATACCTCcgtcgctcccaccaccagcacagCCGTCGTTTTACTACCCGGTGGATGGATACAGAGTTTACCAACCGGTGAGGTATTACTATGTCCAGAACGTGTACACTCCAGTGGATGAAAACGTCTACCCGGATCACCGCCTGGTTGACCCTACCATCGAAATGATACCTGGAGCACACAGTATTCCCAGCGGACACGTGTACTCACTGTCCGAACCTGAAATGGCAGCCCTGCGAGATTTTGTGGCCAGAAACGTGAAAGACGGGCTGATTACTCCAACGATCGCCCCGAACGGAGCCCAAGTTCTCCAGGTGAAAAGGGGGTGGAAACTGCAAGTTTCCTACGACTGCCGAGCTCCCAACAGTTTCACCATCCAGAATCAGTATCCTCGACTCTCTATTCCAAATTTGGATGACCAGGCTCACCTGGCAACGTACACTGAATACGTACCTCAAATACCTGGATACCAAACGTACCCCACATACGCCACGTACCCGACC